In the Kaistella sp. 97-N-M2 genome, one interval contains:
- a CDS encoding G-D-S-L family lipolytic protein produces MKKILISTIAVSALFFTVSCENDFDTDVSNIQVTSGEANFSKFVSVGNSLTSGYRDGALYLDGQNESFPSMMAAQMKLAGGGDFKQPLMADNLGGIKAVGLLDKLQLLVVNGALAPYRDSDPTKIMGTTTLANIFSAGPYQNMGVPGAKSFHLGVAGYGNAAGLQSGQANPYFVRFASSPTASVIGDAAAQAPTFFSLWIGNNDVLSYATSGGLGVDQTGNTNPATYGGNDITDPGVVGAVINGYVAALTANGAKGVIANIPNVTSIPYFTRVPYNPLTPALVGANVPALNGGLYGPLKQALTAFGAGDRINLLSATASNPLLIVDLSLTNLSAQLTAALTPSLGAATAAAFGQIYGQARQATSEDLILLPTSSVIGTTVPGVPASINVNGISYPLANQYVLTKTETAKVLTATAAYNAAIKAVADSKGLAFVDANAKMRELSSASGIQFSGVKYTATFVTGGTFSLDGVHLTGRGYALIANEFLKQINQKYKSTLPMVNVNAYSGVTFP; encoded by the coding sequence ATGAAAAAAATATTAATTTCAACAATCGCTGTTTCAGCACTGTTTTTTACCGTTAGCTGCGAGAACGATTTCGACACGGACGTGAGCAACATTCAGGTGACAAGTGGTGAAGCCAACTTCTCTAAATTTGTTTCCGTAGGAAATTCCCTTACTTCGGGTTATAGAGACGGCGCGTTATATCTTGACGGTCAAAATGAATCCTTCCCGTCCATGATGGCGGCACAGATGAAACTTGCAGGGGGCGGCGACTTTAAACAGCCCTTGATGGCAGATAATTTAGGAGGCATAAAAGCGGTAGGTCTTTTAGACAAATTGCAGCTATTAGTAGTGAACGGTGCATTGGCACCTTACAGAGACTCTGATCCGACAAAAATTATGGGTACAACTACCCTGGCCAATATCTTCAGTGCTGGACCTTACCAAAATATGGGGGTTCCCGGCGCCAAATCATTTCATTTAGGCGTAGCGGGTTACGGTAATGCAGCCGGTTTGCAAAGCGGACAGGCCAATCCTTATTTCGTTCGGTTTGCCTCCAGCCCAACAGCTTCGGTTATCGGAGATGCTGCAGCGCAGGCGCCTACATTTTTCTCTTTGTGGATTGGTAATAACGATGTACTTTCTTATGCAACGAGCGGGGGGTTAGGCGTAGATCAAACAGGAAATACGAACCCGGCAACTTATGGTGGAAATGATATTACAGATCCGGGCGTGGTTGGTGCCGTAATTAATGGTTACGTAGCTGCCTTAACTGCAAACGGTGCGAAAGGAGTTATTGCAAACATTCCAAACGTAACTTCAATTCCATACTTTACAAGAGTTCCTTATAATCCATTAACTCCGGCGTTGGTTGGTGCAAATGTTCCGGCTTTAAACGGCGGTTTATATGGTCCATTGAAACAGGCACTTACGGCTTTTGGGGCGGGAGACCGAATTAATTTGCTTTCCGCAACCGCTTCCAATCCTTTATTAATTGTAGATCTTTCCTTAACCAATCTTTCTGCACAGTTAACCGCTGCGTTAACGCCTTCTTTAGGAGCAGCAACGGCTGCGGCTTTCGGCCAGATTTATGGGCAGGCGAGACAGGCAACGTCTGAGGATTTAATTCTTTTGCCAACGAGCTCAGTAATCGGAACCACTGTTCCAGGAGTACCGGCAAGCATCAATGTTAACGGAATTTCCTATCCATTAGCTAATCAGTATGTATTAACGAAAACAGAAACAGCAAAGGTTTTAACAGCCACTGCCGCATATAATGCCGCCATTAAAGCTGTTGCAGATTCAAAAGGTTTGGCGTTTGTTGATGCGAATGCTAAAATGAGGGAACTTTCCTCAGCTTCAGGCATTCAGTTCAGCGGCGTTAAATACACCGCAACTTTCGTAACCGGCGGAACATTCTCTTTAGACGGAGTTCATTTGACGGGAAGAGGATATGCTTTGATTGCTAACGAATTCTTAAAACAGATCAACCAGAAGTACAAATCCACTTTACCAATGGTTAATGTGAATGCGTATTCAGGAGTTACCTTTCCCTAA
- a CDS encoding regulatory iron-sulfur-containing complex subunit RicT, translated as MSCGCKTSGDSAHSCGTKTASGCDSVNTCGNSYKLSVFDWLSNINNPSTSQTDFVEVRFKNDRKFFYKNVNNLPLHMGSVITVESSPGHDIGVVSLTGELVKIQMKKKFVSEDNPLKIYRLANQRDIEVWQESRAKEEPVKIQARKISYGLNLDMKITDVEYQGDGGKVTFYYTSDTRVDFRQLIKEFAGTFRTKIDMKQIGFRQEAAKVGGIGSCGRELCCSTWLTDFRSVNTNAARYQQLSINPQKLAGQCGKLKCCLNYELDSYLDALNDFPPSSTTLDTVNGKAFCIKIDVFKKKMWFAYVERSMAWYDLDVADVKKMVAQNKKGEKAQPLEEIKVHDIPVRSVDLIQENTIDRFERKNKNSGKNSNRKKPSNNNNNNQRPPNAPRAENRGPENQAERGNKRPEKAPNQNGKPQNQQPKKFKKKFPPKRDDNA; from the coding sequence ATGAGTTGTGGATGTAAAACGTCCGGCGATTCTGCCCACTCCTGCGGAACAAAAACCGCGAGTGGCTGTGATAGCGTAAATACCTGCGGGAATAGTTATAAATTAAGCGTTTTCGATTGGCTCTCCAATATCAACAACCCCTCAACATCCCAAACGGATTTTGTGGAAGTAAGATTTAAGAACGATCGCAAATTTTTTTATAAAAACGTAAACAATTTACCCCTGCATATGGGGAGCGTAATCACAGTAGAATCCAGTCCGGGTCACGATATAGGCGTGGTAAGCCTTACCGGAGAATTAGTAAAAATTCAGATGAAAAAGAAATTCGTTTCTGAAGATAATCCTCTGAAAATATACCGCTTAGCCAACCAAAGAGACATCGAAGTTTGGCAGGAATCAAGAGCCAAAGAAGAGCCGGTGAAAATTCAGGCGCGAAAAATTTCTTACGGCTTAAATCTGGACATGAAAATTACAGATGTGGAATATCAGGGTGATGGTGGAAAGGTAACTTTCTATTATACCAGCGACACGCGCGTGGATTTCCGACAGTTAATTAAGGAGTTTGCGGGCACCTTCCGTACAAAGATCGACATGAAACAGATCGGCTTCCGCCAGGAAGCTGCAAAAGTTGGAGGTATTGGGTCTTGCGGGCGCGAGCTTTGCTGTTCCACCTGGCTTACCGATTTTCGGTCTGTAAATACGAACGCGGCGCGGTACCAGCAGCTAAGCATTAATCCGCAAAAATTAGCAGGACAATGTGGCAAATTAAAGTGCTGTTTAAACTACGAACTCGATAGTTATCTCGATGCGTTAAACGATTTTCCACCTTCTTCGACCACGCTCGACACTGTGAATGGCAAAGCTTTCTGCATTAAGATCGATGTTTTCAAGAAGAAAATGTGGTTTGCATATGTAGAACGTTCTATGGCATGGTACGATTTGGATGTTGCCGATGTGAAGAAAATGGTGGCCCAAAACAAAAAAGGGGAAAAAGCCCAGCCATTGGAAGAGATTAAAGTTCATGATATACCGGTACGATCCGTCGATTTGATTCAGGAAAACACGATCGACCGTTTCGAACGAAAAAATAAAAATTCCGGGAAAAATTCCAACAGGAAAAAACCGAGTAATAATAATAATAATAATCAAAGACCACCTAACGCGCCAAGAGCGGAGAACAGGGGTCCGGAGAACCAGGCTGAAAGAGGTAATAAAAGACCGGAGAAAGCACCAAACCAAAACGGTAAACCCCAAAATCAGCAACCTAAAAAATTTAAAAAGAAGTTTCCGCCCAAACGTGACGATAATGCATAA
- a CDS encoding OmpP1/FadL family transporter: protein MKKIVVTTALLAGALAYAGGFRVSLQGVKQLAMAHTSAHAEDASVTFFNPAGMSFIPAKLSIAAGGFGAQSNVTYQSLSTLESYDTNNPLGTPLYAAVAYKVMDNISVGFNFSTPFGSTIEWPSDWAGREIVQRLELKAFYFQPMVSFKLAPWVSLGGSYIYAKGIVDWDKAATQLGGTLNLNDDKASGSGFGVGFYFQPNDKLDVSIAYRSPIDMEAENGTVSFNISPALYPALGLDASGKDSFKATLPLVDEYTIGVTYKVTPKWLLSGDFNYSGWDRYNRLTLDFANAPIGNQPTDPTILVSPKNFQSTQTWRIGTQYQINDMIAARAGYYYDESPYTDENFQAETPSFDSNVITAGLGFKFAKGIGVDVAGGLALPKSREVKNEYTSFYGQAKAKAYYFGLGLSYNPF from the coding sequence ATGAAAAAAATTGTTGTAACCACAGCACTATTGGCCGGAGCTTTGGCTTATGCAGGAGGTTTTAGAGTTTCTTTGCAAGGCGTAAAGCAGTTGGCAATGGCGCATACCAGTGCACACGCAGAAGATGCGAGTGTTACCTTCTTTAACCCTGCGGGAATGTCTTTTATCCCAGCTAAATTAAGTATTGCGGCCGGTGGTTTTGGCGCACAGTCCAATGTGACTTATCAAAGCTTATCGACTCTAGAATCTTACGACACCAACAATCCCCTTGGAACGCCACTTTATGCGGCCGTAGCGTATAAGGTGATGGATAATATTTCTGTAGGTTTTAATTTTTCCACACCGTTCGGAAGTACAATTGAATGGCCCTCCGATTGGGCAGGAAGAGAGATCGTACAGCGCCTGGAACTGAAAGCATTCTACTTTCAGCCGATGGTTTCCTTTAAACTGGCGCCGTGGGTATCTTTAGGTGGAAGTTATATTTATGCAAAAGGAATTGTAGATTGGGACAAAGCAGCTACACAATTAGGCGGAACGCTTAACCTAAATGATGATAAAGCTTCTGGCAGCGGCTTCGGTGTTGGTTTTTATTTTCAGCCCAACGACAAACTGGACGTGAGTATTGCCTACCGTTCTCCGATTGATATGGAAGCTGAAAACGGAACTGTTAGCTTTAATATTTCTCCCGCTTTGTATCCGGCTTTAGGTTTGGATGCTTCCGGTAAAGATTCCTTTAAAGCCACCTTGCCTTTGGTGGACGAATATACGATTGGGGTAACTTATAAGGTAACTCCGAAGTGGTTATTGTCCGGCGATTTCAACTACAGTGGCTGGGACCGGTACAACAGGCTGACTTTGGATTTTGCAAATGCACCGATTGGAAACCAACCGACTGATCCTACAATTTTGGTAAGTCCGAAAAACTTCCAGAGCACCCAAACATGGCGAATCGGAACGCAGTACCAAATTAATGATATGATTGCCGCACGTGCAGGATATTATTACGATGAATCACCGTACACAGACGAAAACTTTCAGGCGGAAACACCTTCTTTTGATTCCAATGTTATTACTGCAGGTTTAGGATTTAAATTCGCAAAAGGAATTGGAGTGGACGTCGCGGGCGGTCTTGCGCTTCCAAAAAGCCGCGAGGTTAAAAACGAATATACCAGTTTTTACGGACAGGCTAAGGCTAAAGCCTACTACTTTGGTCTAGGTTTATCTTACAACCCATTTTAA